Within Desulfolithobacter dissulfuricans, the genomic segment TTTTGAGGACAGAGCGCCGTTCAACGACACGGTACTTGATGTTGCTTTTGAGACGGGTGACGAGGTAATTTCTTCTCTCATTGAGTTGATAGAGCCAGGCAAAATCGATATAGGCTCTGTCTGCAGCCACGATGGAACCGGCAGGTAGTGCCAGTGTTCTCGCAAAGGCAAGATCTGAAGTCTTGGCATCGGTGATACTGGCGAATTGCGGAATATGGCCATCGTGATCAAGGACGGCATGCAACTTGATGCCGCCTTTGGCGGAACGAAACCTGGCCCAGGGAAAAACCGACAGACAAAGATCGATGGTGGAGGCATCAAGCGAATAGAGCTTGTTTTTGAACCGAAACTTTTTTTTACCCGGCGCGATGGCACCACAGCGCTGATATGTTTTCTCGAAAAAGGCCTGGAAGAATTCAGCAGTCCGGTTGTTGTTTGCATCGGCAAGGGTGGATTTCTTCACCGGTTTTAATCCAAGGTGGTACAACCTGCCCGCCTGGGCCTGCAGGGACGCACTGATATCCCGAAGGCTTGCTCTACCGGTGATTTGCGCAAACATCATGGTTGTAAATTGTCCCCAGCGGCTCAACGCGCGGTATGTACGCTGGGGCCGAAACTGACCATTTTCCAGCGTTTGAAAATCATGTCTGTCAATAAGTTTGAGCAATTGAGCGAGTACCGTGTTATTATGCGCCATGGCCTGAATCTCCTTTTATGTTAAGTTGTTAGCGGTAACAATAATATACACGAAAGGAGCTCTTCAGGCCGTATCTATTTTCCTTAACCGGACAGCAGTGAGATGGTATGCATTTCCAGTACTGCACCGTGAGATAATCGGCAAACCGATAAGGGGAGGGAGCACAATGAATATCGAGTTTCATTACAACATCACCTACATCCTTGCCAGAAAAGCCCGGTTTGACAGCCAGGATGCCTTTATCCTGGCCTATTCCAGCCAGTACGTGGATGACAACGCCTTCCACTACTACATAAATTACCCCGATGGGGGCCATTTCATATCCGAGGTCTCCCAGACCATGGATATCACCAAGCCCTCACCCAAGCGGCAGAAGATCTATCCCCTGTTCCATTTCATTCCCGGTGATCCGGACAGCCCCACGGCCCGGCGCAAGGATGGCAAGACCCATCCCTTCAACACCACCCCGGACAGCGAAAATGCCCGCTACCTGCTTCAGCGGGCCCTGGCTTCAGGTGATCTCTACCGCATGGGTGTGGCCTTGCACGCCTACGCCGACACCTGGGCCCACCAGAACTTTCTCGGCCTGAAAAATAAGTTCAACGCCTTGCCCGGCCTTGTCGAGTCTCTCATCCCTAATATCGGCCACGCCGATGCCAAGCATGAACCGGACACGGTGAATAACCGCTGGAAAGACGACCGTTTGGTGGAGGAGCTTGAGGTGGTCGACAATAACGACCGTTTCATCCAGGCGGCGGAAAAGATCTTCAAAACTCTGTGGCAGGTGAAAAATTCCGATCAGGATGACCCGACCCCCCTCTGGCAGGAACTGAAAAAACAGCTTCTGACCGCCATGGACGAGACCTACCTCCTGGGCGCCGATGACCGGGCCAGAAAAAAGGCCTATCGCAAAATCTGCGACGACATGCCCGACTACGACGAAAACCGGTGGCGCTACGCGGCCGTGGAAAAGCGAGAGTTTGAAATCGATCTGTTCGACAAGTACTGGGCCAAAGGCAGCCGGGAAGAATTCGAACAGTCCGACTGGTACAGGTTCCAGCAGGCCGTTATCGCCCACCGCGAAGACGCTCTGAAAAGACTGCACCCCCTGTACGAGGCAGAACATTTTCCGGCCTGAGCGTAACTGGCTTCAAGATATCAAAACAGGACAAAAGGCCTGAAAACACCATTGCTATCAAACCTGTCAGGCATTCTGCCATGATAATAACTTGTTGGGTTTGCAGCAGTTCCTGGCCAAAAGCCAACCCCAGGCAAGAATGGGAGATAGACTCCTGTTTCTGATATCACGCTGGCTTGACGGGATTTTTTTGGTATGTGGCGCTTGGTTCGCCGTCAATATAGATGCCTTCCAGATAGGAGAGTTTTCTCGGGAGCTGTTTCACCGTGCCCCTGGCAATCAGGAAAGTTGCTCTCCGCCCAACGGTAAGCGTGCCCAGCTTCTCCATGCCGAAGAACCTGGCTCCGTTTTCCGATGCGCACCGGATAGTCTCCGCCAGTGAATAGCCGGCCTTGATGAACAATTTCATCTCCTCGACCATCGACTCGCCATGGAGTATGCCAACACTGCCGGCACCGGTTCCCACAGCCGTTGTCACCCCCAGTTTTCTGGCAGACCGCAGTTGCGTCAGTTGCCCGGCGAGCATCTTTTTCCAGAAAGCCTCTGCGCCGGGGTCCGACTTTCCCGGTGCCACATAGCGCTGCGAGAACCGGCAGCACACATCCCCGCCGGTCCCGGCACCGTCCAGAGCATTCTTGGCCCGCAGTACACTGGGTATCCACAGCACATTCTTTTCCGCCATTTTCCTGAGATTGTCTTCGCCCATAAGGTATCCCTGCTCGATGGCATCGCACCCTGCCTCAAGCGCCTCCTCAACCTGTTGCGGGCCATTGGCCACCACTATCGCCTTTTTTCCTCCTCTGTGCTGCAGAATGCGGCACAGGTCTTCATGGTCTAGCCGTGGATGTGGGGCTCCCTCGTCTTCGATATTGCCGGAATAACCGATCTTGAGATAATCAGCTCCTGCCGGGTAGCCAGCTGCAACGTCCTGCCAGCTCCGGCAGAGTCGTCCGCATGTTCTAAGGTTAATTATAATCCCCTGCGTCATTCTCTCCTGAGAACGTGCCACCAGGTCGGTTATATCATCGCTGTCGGCCACTCCAAGCACTCCGTGTGCATGGCAGTAACGGATATGCTGCTCCACCATGGCGGCCTTTTTCGCAAAGCCGGCTTCTTCAATGGATAACCTTACCATCCTGTCCACGGAGGGCGATTGCGACAGGGAGACGCTGCAGTCAACCAGCGCCGGCAAAATGGTACAGTGCGTGAAATCGTCGATTGCAGCCCCGTCGTTGCGAGGAAGATCCGCTGCGGAGCCCATGGCGGTAATAATGCCGTCCTTCACTGCCAGAAAGACATTCCTGCGCACATCGGCGCCGCTACCGTCGATAAAACTTCCCGCCACTATGAATCGTGTTCCGCCCATGACTGTTTTGTTTTCCTATGTTAGCGGTCGTGTTTCTGGTGAGGGTTGATAACGGGGCTCTTCATGCAACCAGGTGCGTGAAAAGAGCTTACCAAACCAAGAAAAAGGATCAAGCCTGCTGATTTATAGGCAAGTGGCATCAGGGTTATCTCTCCATTCTTGTCACACAAGCAGCAGCTGACCAACCACCTCTGCCACCTTGACCTTCCATATCTAGCCTGCCTTCCCACCCGCACTCCGTCGTTACTGCTCCGGATCAGCTTTGCTCCATCAATAAAAAAATCATCGTGTGACCTTTTTGTTACCTGAGGTGTGTTATCAAATACTGAGAGGGAATATCCCACGCGCAAAAGAAAAGCAACGGCTACATCGCCAACCACTTAGAAAGACCTGGTTGTCGTACGATACAAAGAGGTTGGCATAACATTCCATTCTTCTCTCAATCGGTTACCGGCTGGCAGTTCTTTTATACAGGTCTCTCGTTGAGACTTCCCGTTCGGCTCCAGGGATTTTTAGGCTAAGACATTCCTTGTCTGTTACCCCTGTAGCGCCGATTGTGTTGCCGGCAGTGTCAAAAGCTCGGGCTGCAATGTGCAATGTCTGAAAACAAGGCTCAGGCCTTGTGCCGTTCCGGCGTCGTGCAGCAGCATAGCGTGGATCGTGACGAACTCGGTTGGAGGGAGAATCTGTCCGTGAATCCGTATGACGAGGGAGCAGGACGGACACCCAGTCATTACCCGGGAGGGGAAGGTGACCATCAGTGACGCTGGTACACTTTTCATTGCCATTTTTGGCCCGGTTATATCCAGCCACTGAACCTTGGCTGCCTGAACGCCATACACCACAGGAGGGTAACATGTCTGCAAAACAATTCGTCACAATTCTAGGCCTGTCACTGGTTACTTCTTTTCTGGGCGGTCTCCTTGCGGTGTATCTCATCTCCGTGCCCTCGGCAAAGGCCCAGCATGCTTTTTTCGATGCTCTGGCGGTCGGTACGCCGCTCAGCGGCCGGGGAGAGATGGTGCGGGTGAAGGGATGGACCGTGCTTGGCCAGGCCGGGGTCCAGGGTGGGCAGCTGACCTTCATGCCGCCGGACGGAACGGGTTTCTACAGTATCGACAATCCGGGCGGCCATCGGCTGCGGTTTTCCGGTGGAGGACGGCCAGGGCAGTATGAATACATGTCCATCAGCCATCCGGGACTGGTCAGGATCAATGGAACACTCCAGGTAATGGGCGCCATCGTCGACCGGAACGGCCAACCGTTCCAGGGGCGACGCAACCTTCCGCAGATACCGAGAGCAGCCAGGGGTGGCGGCAAGGATGATGCGGCAGGTCTCAGCAGTCTCCAGGTCCTGCGCGATGAACTTAATGCTGTCTGGGATGAACTGGAGCAGGTCCGGCAGCGGGTGTTAATGACACTCCATATAGAGCCATTTCATGATCACCCTAATCGGGCCACCTCATGATCGCCGTAATGGAGCCACCCGATGATCAGGCTAATCGAGCCACCCTGTGATCATCTAATGGAGCCACTGGAGGATCATGGTAATCGAGCCACTTCCTCGGATCATAATCGGTTCTCGGACTTCCAGATGATCTGGTATACCTTCGCGAAACCAGGAAAACGTTTCCATGGAGGTGTACCAATGGCCAACAGGAGGTTCGAGATGTTTCATTACCGTCAGGTTCTCGCCCACATGCGGTCCGGGCAGTCAGATCGCCAGATTGCCAAAGCCGGTCTTATGGGACGGGCCAAGGCGTCGGAGCTCCGTCGTATCGCGACGGAACAGGGTTGGCTTGACCCCAGGCGTCCTCTGCCCGAGGACCAGACCCTGGCAGCCGTTCTCAAAGGGCCGAAGCGGCCAGCATCGGAGTCCATTCTGGCACCCTACCACGACAAGATCAAATCCTGGCACCAGCAGGGCATCGCTGGTACCACCATCCATCAGGCTCTGGTTCGCAACTACGGTTTTACCGGCAGTTATTCTGCAGTACGCCGGTATCTGCAGCAATTGAAGGCCAGTGCGCCCGAAGCTACGGTCATGCTCGACTTCAAGCCGGGCGAGGTAGCACAGGTCGACTTCGGTAAGGGGCCGAAAATCACCGACACGACCACTGGCGAGATCTTCTCCACCTGGTTCTTTGTCATGACTCTGGCCTTCAGTCGCCATCAGTACGCCGAGCTGGTCAGAGATCAGAAAATACCCACCTGGCTCGGCTGCCATCGACGGGCCTTCGAGTTCTTTGGCGGCGTTCCGGAAAAGGTCGTGGTCGACAACCTGAAGTCCGCCATCACCAAAGCGTGCTGGCGAGATCCCAAAGTCCAGCGATCCTATGCCGAACTGGCCCAGGGCTATGGTTTTCTGATCTCGCCCTGTCCGCCCAACGAGCCCAGGAAAAAAGGCAGGGTCGAGGCCGGAGTCAAGTATATCAAACGCAGCTTTCTGCCGCTGCGCCGGTTCAGGAGCCTTGCCGACGCCAACCGGCAACTGCGCCAATGGATCCTGGAGACTGCCGGCAACCGGATCCATGGCACCACAAAGCAAAAGCCACTTACCCTGTTCGCGGAAGCGGAAAAACATATCCTCCGGCCCCTGCCGGACAGGGCACCGGAACCAGCGGTCTGGTCCCTCCACAAGCTGCACGGCAACTGCCACCTGCAGTTTGAGAAGTGCTTTTACTCGGCACCCTACCGACTGGTCGGCAAAGAGCTCTGGGTCAAGGCCACGGAAACGACGGTCAGGATCTTTCACGAGCATGAGCTGGTGGCGCTCCACCCCCGCAAACACAGGCCGGGTGAAAAATCGACCAGCACAGCTCACCTGCCGCCGGATGCCGTGGCCTACCTGATGCGGGATCCGCAGTGGTGCCTCAGGCGGGCGGAGGCAATAGGACCTAACTGCTCACGGCTCATCAGGTCGCTCTTCTCTCATCGGGTTACCGACAATCTCAGAGCCGCCCAGGGTGTCATCGGACTTGCCAGGAAGTATGGCCAGGTCCGCCTGGAAGCGGCCTGCCGGCGAGCAATCATCTTTGACAGCCCCAAGTATATTACGGTCAAGACCATCCTGGCCAAGGGATTGGATCAGGAAATCCCTGATCCAGTTCCCACCCGGCTGCCACTGGCCTATACCGGCAAGGGACGTTTTCAAAGAACATATCAGGTGATTACCGCTTCACACAGGGAGGACACGATATGCACCCCATGCCCGAACTGATTCCCATGCTCAAGCAACTGCGTC encodes:
- a CDS encoding IS4 family transposase codes for the protein MAHNNTVLAQLLKLIDRHDFQTLENGQFRPQRTYRALSRWGQFTTMMFAQITGRASLRDISASLQAQAGRLYHLGLKPVKKSTLADANNNRTAEFFQAFFEKTYQRCGAIAPGKKKFRFKNKLYSLDASTIDLCLSVFPWARFRSAKGGIKLHAVLDHDGHIPQFASITDAKTSDLAFARTLALPAGSIVAADRAYIDFAWLYQLNERRNYLVTRLKSNIKYRVVERRSVLKNKGLTSDQTIILTGPKAGDCPIPLRRIGYRDPETGKQYFFLTNNFHLAAKTIADIYKDRWKIELFFKWIKQNLKIKTFLGTSRNAVMTQIWVALITMLVLAYMKFLANLGQSITQIQRLLQLNLFKRQSLWALFERPPAKHKIDNPQKMLFDFS
- a CDS encoding DUF6765 family protein, coding for MNIEFHYNITYILARKARFDSQDAFILAYSSQYVDDNAFHYYINYPDGGHFISEVSQTMDITKPSPKRQKIYPLFHFIPGDPDSPTARRKDGKTHPFNTTPDSENARYLLQRALASGDLYRMGVALHAYADTWAHQNFLGLKNKFNALPGLVESLIPNIGHADAKHEPDTVNNRWKDDRLVEELEVVDNNDRFIQAAEKIFKTLWQVKNSDQDDPTPLWQELKKQLLTAMDETYLLGADDRARKKAYRKICDDMPDYDENRWRYAAVEKREFEIDLFDKYWAKGSREEFEQSDWYRFQQAVIAHREDALKRLHPLYEAEHFPA
- a CDS encoding amidohydrolase family protein, yielding MGGTRFIVAGSFIDGSGADVRRNVFLAVKDGIITAMGSAADLPRNDGAAIDDFTHCTILPALVDCSVSLSQSPSVDRMVRLSIEEAGFAKKAAMVEQHIRYCHAHGVLGVADSDDITDLVARSQERMTQGIIINLRTCGRLCRSWQDVAAGYPAGADYLKIGYSGNIEDEGAPHPRLDHEDLCRILQHRGGKKAIVVANGPQQVEEALEAGCDAIEQGYLMGEDNLRKMAEKNVLWIPSVLRAKNALDGAGTGGDVCCRFSQRYVAPGKSDPGAEAFWKKMLAGQLTQLRSARKLGVTTAVGTGAGSVGILHGESMVEEMKLFIKAGYSLAETIRCASENGARFFGMEKLGTLTVGRRATFLIARGTVKQLPRKLSYLEGIYIDGEPSATYQKNPVKPA
- the istA gene encoding IS21 family transposase, with product MFHYRQVLAHMRSGQSDRQIAKAGLMGRAKASELRRIATEQGWLDPRRPLPEDQTLAAVLKGPKRPASESILAPYHDKIKSWHQQGIAGTTIHQALVRNYGFTGSYSAVRRYLQQLKASAPEATVMLDFKPGEVAQVDFGKGPKITDTTTGEIFSTWFFVMTLAFSRHQYAELVRDQKIPTWLGCHRRAFEFFGGVPEKVVVDNLKSAITKACWRDPKVQRSYAELAQGYGFLISPCPPNEPRKKGRVEAGVKYIKRSFLPLRRFRSLADANRQLRQWILETAGNRIHGTTKQKPLTLFAEAEKHILRPLPDRAPEPAVWSLHKLHGNCHLQFEKCFYSAPYRLVGKELWVKATETTVRIFHEHELVALHPRKHRPGEKSTSTAHLPPDAVAYLMRDPQWCLRRAEAIGPNCSRLIRSLFSHRVTDNLRAAQGVIGLARKYGQVRLEAACRRAIIFDSPKYITVKTILAKGLDQEIPDPVPTRLPLAYTGKGRFQRTYQVITASHREDTICTPCPN